A single genomic interval of Persephonella atlantica harbors:
- the sdhA gene encoding succinate dehydrogenase flavoprotein subunit, with the protein MLTYDVLIVGAGGGGLMAALEASKAKDVKVGVVTKVYPTRSHTGAAQGGINAALANVDPSDSPEVHTFDTVKGSDYLGDQDAIEFMCTEAPKRIYELEHLGVPFSRLPDGRIAQRPFGGAGFPRTCYAADKTGHVILHTLYEQCLKNDVDFLNEWFVKELLVDNGEAKGVVAIDIRSGEVHVIKAKAVIFATGGYARVYWVRNSNAIGSTGDGVALCYRAGIPIKDMEFVQFHPTGLRSTGILVTEGARGEGGYLINNKGERFMERYAPNKMELAPRDMVSRAIETEILEGRGWGEGMMAYVHLDLRHLGAKKIKERLPQIRMLAIDFEGVDPIEEPIPVRPTAHYSMGGIHVEDYKTSMTPVKGVYAVGECACVSVHGANRLGGNSLLDIVVFGKPAGAAAVEYARSKPEDNSYNYKAEEERARKEIEELLKKEGTENINTIRMEMAQTMWDKVGIFREEKSMQEAIEKIKELKERYKNLAPGDSGKLFNTALINYLELGYLLDLAEVIAITAEMRKESRGAHARRDYPERDDDNFLKHSLAYYTEDGPKIEYAEVRITKYQPQERKY; encoded by the coding sequence ATGCTTACCTATGATGTCTTAATTGTTGGTGCAGGCGGCGGCGGACTTATGGCAGCACTTGAAGCAAGTAAAGCAAAAGATGTGAAGGTTGGCGTTGTAACAAAGGTATATCCAACCCGCTCACATACAGGGGCTGCACAGGGAGGAATAAATGCTGCTCTTGCAAATGTTGACCCATCAGACAGCCCAGAAGTTCATACATTTGACACAGTGAAAGGCTCAGACTATTTAGGAGACCAGGATGCTATTGAGTTTATGTGTACAGAAGCTCCAAAAAGGATATACGAATTGGAGCATTTAGGGGTTCCATTTTCCAGACTTCCTGACGGAAGGATAGCACAGAGACCTTTCGGTGGAGCAGGATTTCCAAGAACATGTTATGCAGCTGACAAAACAGGTCACGTTATACTACACACACTTTACGAGCAGTGCCTGAAAAACGACGTCGATTTCCTCAACGAGTGGTTTGTAAAAGAACTGTTAGTTGATAACGGAGAAGCAAAAGGGGTTGTTGCCATAGACATCAGGTCTGGTGAAGTTCACGTAATAAAGGCAAAGGCCGTTATATTTGCAACAGGAGGATACGCAAGAGTTTACTGGGTAAGAAACTCCAACGCTATAGGTTCAACAGGAGATGGAGTCGCTCTGTGTTATAGAGCTGGCATTCCTATAAAAGATATGGAGTTTGTCCAGTTTCACCCTACAGGTCTCAGGTCTACAGGAATACTGGTTACAGAAGGAGCAAGAGGGGAAGGTGGATACCTGATAAACAACAAAGGAGAAAGATTTATGGAAAGATACGCTCCAAATAAGATGGAGCTCGCCCCAAGGGATATGGTCTCAAGGGCTATTGAAACAGAGATATTGGAAGGTAGAGGATGGGGCGAAGGTATGATGGCATATGTCCATCTTGACCTGAGACATTTAGGAGCAAAGAAAATAAAAGAGAGACTTCCACAGATTAGAATGCTTGCAATAGATTTTGAAGGTGTTGACCCGATAGAAGAACCAATACCAGTAAGACCAACAGCCCACTACTCAATGGGTGGAATACATGTGGAGGATTACAAAACATCAATGACCCCTGTTAAAGGTGTTTATGCTGTTGGAGAGTGTGCATGCGTTTCTGTTCATGGAGCAAACAGACTGGGAGGAAACTCTCTCCTTGATATCGTAGTATTTGGAAAACCAGCTGGAGCAGCTGCTGTTGAGTATGCAAGGAGCAAACCAGAAGATAACTCCTACAACTACAAGGCAGAAGAAGAAAGAGCAAGAAAAGAGATAGAAGAGCTCCTCAAGAAAGAAGGAACAGAAAACATAAACACCATCAGAATGGAAATGGCTCAGACAATGTGGGACAAAGTGGGAATATTCAGAGAAGAAAAATCTATGCAGGAGGCTATAGAAAAGATAAAAGAGCTGAAAGAAAGATACAAAAATTTAGCACCGGGAGACAGCGGAAAGCTATTTAACACAGCTCTGATAAATTACCTTGAGCTGGGATACCTCCTTGACCTGGCAGAAGTAATTGCTATAACAGCAGAGATGAGAAAAGAGTCCAGAGGAGCACACGCAAGAAGGGACTATCCTGAAAGGGACGATGATAACTTCCTGAAGCACTCACTGGCTTACTACACAGAAGATGGTCCAAAGATAGAGTATGCAGAGGTCAGAATAACAAAATATCAGCCTCAAGAGAGAAAGTACTGA
- a CDS encoding dihydroorotate dehydrogenase electron transfer subunit, whose translation MIEDREYEIIENRYISGITWLLRIKAPSLKNAPAGSFAMVRATHHLQYDPMMRRAFAIADVQDDEILMFYDVYGKGTLMLTHKKPGDKVSVLAPLGRNFFPEHYEHYILVGGGIGFAGLSLFMKKLKEKGKKFIAIYGVRRKEQLSMLEWIKENGFEDDVIVYTEDGSYGEKGLVTRDLEELISQNPGTALAVCGPKGMMRAVMDVAKKTKAPAYLSLESKMACGFGICIGCVVKDTEKDSYVRVCYEGPVFDGYKIQL comes from the coding sequence TTGATTGAAGACAGAGAGTACGAAATTATTGAAAACAGATACATTTCTGGAATAACATGGCTTCTCAGAATAAAAGCCCCTTCACTAAAGAATGCTCCTGCTGGCTCCTTTGCAATGGTAAGGGCTACTCACCACCTCCAATACGACCCTATGATGAGGAGAGCTTTTGCCATTGCTGACGTTCAGGATGACGAGATACTGATGTTTTACGACGTTTACGGCAAAGGAACATTGATGCTAACACACAAAAAGCCAGGAGATAAAGTATCCGTCCTTGCTCCCCTTGGCAGAAATTTCTTTCCAGAACATTACGAGCATTACATACTTGTTGGTGGTGGAATAGGATTTGCAGGACTGTCACTATTTATGAAGAAACTAAAAGAAAAAGGGAAAAAATTTATAGCTATTTACGGAGTTAGAAGAAAAGAGCAGCTGTCTATGCTTGAATGGATTAAAGAAAACGGCTTTGAAGATGATGTGATTGTTTATACAGAAGACGGAAGTTACGGAGAAAAGGGGCTTGTTACAAGAGATTTAGAAGAGCTTATATCACAAAACCCCGGCACAGCCCTCGCAGTATGCGGACCAAAAGGAATGATGAGAGCTGTTATGGATGTTGCAAAAAAAACAAAAGCACCTGCATATCTATCTTTAGAGAGCAAAATGGCCTGCGGATTTGGTATATGTATTGGATGTGTAGTAAAAGACACAGAAAAAGACAGTTACGTTAGAGTGTGTTATGAAGGACCAGTTTTTGACGGTTATAAAATCCAGCTTTAG
- a CDS encoding 6-pyruvoyl trahydropterin synthase family protein, producing MRYEITKKFKFEAGHRVWKQNLTSGKGARLMGGEIPPNPCLNIHGHSYKVEVTVGSDTLNEQEMVIDFYHIKAALKDLIDNKLDHSFIIDKNDPLYPSFKEHFGFLKLFVVDFCPTAEAIAKFIYDFLTEKLDEAGLLEDIKVVSVTVWETETGKAVYRGQ from the coding sequence ATGAGATACGAGATAACAAAGAAATTTAAGTTTGAAGCAGGACACAGAGTGTGGAAGCAGAACTTAACATCAGGAAAAGGGGCACGGCTGATGGGAGGTGAGATACCACCTAATCCCTGCCTGAATATACACGGACACAGCTACAAAGTGGAAGTTACAGTAGGTTCAGACACACTGAACGAACAGGAAATGGTGATAGATTTTTACCACATAAAAGCAGCACTGAAGGACCTTATTGACAACAAGCTTGACCACTCTTTCATTATTGACAAAAACGACCCATTATATCCTTCCTTTAAGGAGCATTTTGGATTTTTGAAGCTGTTTGTTGTTGATTTCTGTCCCACAGCTGAAGCCATTGCAAAATTTATATATGACTTTCTCACAGAAAAACTTGATGAAGCAGGGCTTCTTGAAGATATAAAGGTTGTATCTGTCACCGTATGGGAAACAGAAACAGGTAAAGCTGTATATCGGGGACAGTAG
- a CDS encoding gamma carbonic anhydrase family protein, with amino-acid sequence MAIIKPYKGKYPKIHPTAFIAENAVIIGDVEIGEDCSIWYNVVIRGDVNYIRIGDRTNIQDGTIIHVDHKKYPTIIGKEVTVGHNVMLHACTIEDRALIGMSATVMDGAVVGKESIVGAGALVTPGKVIQPRTLWTGSPAKFKRNLTEEELQWLEKSYQNYIRYKNSYLDEL; translated from the coding sequence ATGGCAATAATAAAACCATATAAAGGAAAGTATCCAAAAATACACCCAACAGCATTTATTGCAGAGAATGCAGTTATCATTGGAGATGTTGAAATAGGGGAAGACTGCTCCATATGGTATAACGTCGTTATCAGAGGAGATGTAAACTACATAAGGATAGGAGACAGAACAAACATTCAGGACGGAACTATTATCCACGTTGACCACAAAAAATATCCTACCATCATAGGTAAAGAAGTAACAGTGGGGCACAATGTGATGCTGCATGCCTGCACCATTGAGGACAGGGCTCTGATAGGAATGTCTGCAACAGTTATGGATGGAGCAGTAGTGGGGAAAGAAAGCATTGTGGGAGCAGGAGCACTGGTAACGCCAGGCAAGGTTATACAGCCCAGAACCCTGTGGACAGGTTCACCAGCAAAATTCAAAAGAAATCTAACAGAAGAAGAACTGCAGTGGCTGGAAAAATCTTACCAGAATTACATAAGATATAAAAATTCTTATCTTGATGAGTTATAA
- a CDS encoding HU family DNA-binding protein codes for MTKADIVNYILEKKKVNASKKDVSNIVSRVFEIISEELINGEDNHKIQISGFGTFIVKKRAPKIGRNPRTKEEKLIPERFGISFKVGKKLYRELNGN; via the coding sequence ATGACAAAGGCTGATATAGTCAACTATATATTAGAGAAAAAGAAAGTAAACGCTTCAAAAAAGGATGTTTCCAACATAGTTAGCAGAGTTTTTGAGATAATATCTGAGGAACTTATAAACGGAGAGGATAATCACAAAATACAGATTTCTGGATTTGGAACATTTATTGTCAAAAAGAGAGCTCCAAAGATAGGGAGAAACCCAAGAACAAAAGAAGAAAAATTGATACCAGAAAGATTTGGAATATCTTTTAAGGTTGGGAAAAAGCTGTACAGAGAGCTAAACGGAAACTAA